One window of the Capnocytophaga haemolytica genome contains the following:
- a CDS encoding fibronectin type III domain-containing protein, which produces MSSLKQFVSTLLLFCSLLIYGQQYPVEVHVAATPPYEQSLRAYWSSPERKIQVHLLLKDLHSATQQIALRFSLENMQGGIIAQTSDYALPYLETLTPSQRITLDNQQFRQLFAFENLTGITQPFYDNLLPEGGYFLCFRAFNPVTQMPVSNKGRAYIQIRRFSPPLLTLPHRGEVLSKLSDFQQLPFQWTPRDPVPFTRYEFTLKEVWDLSLSAEEAFLSGRLIHQEETSATSLLYGVDKPLLTDNKRYVWRVRAFTDNPNAAMDTPSYFKNGGTSEVFYFDYISQCQPPQMLSAKAQSHSANVQWIGSLPIGSEGSYKVMYREKGKTWHSQLASQPSTTLVGLKDGKRYIYKVGVPCNLQGGNVGVFGGQAYAFSPEQEFNTPQKTDKEGNVQCGTKPTIRITNREPLQDPLAPNDTFIAGDFPVTVLEAQGGGGTYSGKGIVEIPYLANSKVLVTFSNIKLNTNRQLIDGMLVTTYDKTEKNVNFLQEGVGELFGDRGIKGHKVPFEIDHIKVDNSTQPPRITIIGKTDPATGNAPTMELPTGRDYQIVDSAGKVYSVDEGGNTTDIGKLSSTKLAHKPTYKASTGKDGTPTQVVSDNFTVRWDFEGSNYAYDTRGEVPYKALVKDKDEHFNVLISQKDTTAYRFVFRNEKGVEIPSKELEKGKFELSCKGLYDFADEPLWVVAVPKKGGKDAQGEVISQCVLVHLAEKEVNVVLVPTSKSVRITDAALKEVSAIYQRVGVQLHFSEEAVFDISKFLQDGKLPTENKLGDLSTYSPEQNAIISEFKQSHSVKSDAYYLFITDSGSSTGQGGYMRLNGQFGFVYGLNPKVLAHELGHGAFQLEHPKASDLLMSASGEGTAFAYEQWKQINDPKVKLYAFQGQGEGEKYHILSLLEKIKKGSGNGDFSINFIKDYEWKIDKEGSYPISSIDKIDLDGDHIEEKVETIVKGGVANKDYIIDLRITNGLYNSCSIDYEIGVEKKNFFCLVFKNKKNQQVFQFKVEDFSTYQKLLTYLSMKLTDKALASLIQKYKEEIFSTNNCNELDYLFEAIGDSITTKLPKETVWRALVSLSQCSMGESWGTKEETAAINILRGIEDKEYLYNQLYNHQEVVYDLYQRIDGDNLITYLTILAELVDHYAEKTPDNNYCYLGVVPPDRFITDIDDIDAHHKKKHIKSRVIDSSKGVELQITPLSDFYKSNLLDLVCAYKNYRNYDQGYDELPLIYIYHLSKKQEQKEFLEVVNYFSTFAGLYGSARILFAKTVGVIAKSIAITEISNLAITTYVNNHQEELSRLGKEGKWIAENWNKISIGIDLATFSTAFLNDFVRNGSVVSSKLNTRGAEKEAKELDEITESFRKELAKREKIYGNKVEKNALGNGESLSELAKKVSKEYDLLIKNGLKIEKKANTIIFRNKQGETVASVFNNKLRPNKWIANYNSEKLGYKKIGEKDGYWIYSKENGDIRFDIGFRKERKLESREVNDYLVNGQKKDLDGQPYWAGTEVEEIILGNNNEIIYFVENYKNGIPNPGQYASKEAITTIKELRQKLAVKEAWKPTSEIPTLRAYKVKTPLRVRSGIIGPQIDNGVKLQGGGHQYEIIDYLGNDWQKYLIPIDTKGVKLK; this is translated from the coding sequence ATGTCTTCACTCAAACAATTTGTAAGTACCTTACTGCTCTTTTGCAGCCTGCTCATCTATGGACAGCAATACCCCGTAGAGGTGCACGTGGCTGCCACGCCCCCCTATGAACAGTCGCTGCGCGCCTATTGGAGCAGCCCCGAGCGCAAGATTCAAGTGCACCTGCTGCTGAAGGATCTCCACTCTGCCACTCAGCAAATCGCCCTGCGCTTCTCTTTGGAGAATATGCAAGGAGGCATCATCGCTCAGACCTCAGACTACGCCCTCCCCTACTTAGAAACCCTCACTCCCAGCCAGCGCATCACCCTTGATAATCAGCAGTTCCGACAGCTATTCGCCTTTGAGAACCTCACAGGCATCACTCAGCCTTTCTACGACAACCTCCTGCCCGAAGGCGGCTATTTCCTGTGTTTTAGGGCGTTCAACCCCGTCACTCAAATGCCTGTGTCCAACAAAGGGCGCGCCTACATACAGATACGACGCTTCTCCCCGCCTCTGCTCACCCTGCCTCATCGCGGCGAAGTGCTCAGCAAGCTAAGTGACTTTCAGCAACTACCCTTCCAGTGGACACCTCGTGACCCTGTGCCTTTCACACGCTACGAGTTTACCCTCAAAGAGGTCTGGGACTTATCCCTCAGCGCCGAAGAGGCTTTCCTCTCTGGGAGACTCATACACCAAGAGGAGACCTCAGCCACCTCACTGCTCTACGGTGTTGATAAGCCGCTACTGACTGATAACAAGCGCTATGTGTGGCGCGTACGGGCGTTTACCGACAACCCCAATGCTGCAATGGATACGCCTTCGTACTTTAAGAATGGGGGCACTTCTGAGGTGTTTTACTTCGACTATATCAGCCAGTGTCAGCCGCCGCAGATGCTCAGCGCTAAGGCTCAGAGCCACTCCGCCAACGTGCAATGGATAGGCAGCCTGCCCATAGGCAGCGAGGGTAGCTACAAGGTGATGTACCGCGAGAAAGGCAAAACGTGGCACTCGCAACTCGCCTCGCAGCCTTCCACCACCTTGGTAGGGCTGAAGGATGGCAAGAGGTATATCTACAAAGTGGGGGTGCCTTGTAACTTGCAAGGTGGCAATGTTGGAGTTTTTGGTGGGCAGGCGTATGCTTTTAGTCCTGAACAGGAGTTTAATACCCCGCAAAAGACTGACAAAGAGGGCAATGTACAGTGCGGCACTAAGCCTACAATACGCATCACCAACCGCGAGCCGCTACAAGACCCTCTCGCTCCTAACGACACTTTTATTGCAGGGGATTTCCCTGTGACTGTACTTGAAGCTCAAGGGGGTGGGGGTACTTACTCGGGCAAGGGTATCGTGGAGATCCCCTACCTAGCAAACTCGAAGGTGCTGGTGACCTTTAGCAACATCAAACTCAACACCAATAGGCAGCTCATCGACGGGATGCTGGTAACTACTTATGATAAGACGGAGAAAAACGTTAACTTCCTACAAGAAGGTGTAGGCGAACTCTTTGGTGATAGAGGTATCAAAGGACACAAAGTGCCTTTTGAGATTGACCATATTAAGGTTGATAATTCTACCCAACCACCGAGAATCACCATCATTGGTAAAACAGACCCCGCAACAGGCAATGCCCCTACAATGGAGCTACCCACAGGGCGTGACTACCAAATCGTCGACAGTGCAGGAAAGGTTTACTCTGTGGATGAAGGGGGAAATACTACCGATATCGGCAAACTAAGTTCCACTAAGTTAGCACATAAGCCTACTTATAAAGCCTCTACAGGCAAAGACGGTACACCTACACAGGTTGTCAGTGATAACTTTACTGTTCGCTGGGATTTTGAAGGTTCTAATTATGCTTATGACACTCGTGGCGAAGTGCCTTACAAAGCCTTGGTAAAGGATAAAGACGAGCACTTTAACGTGCTTATCTCTCAGAAAGATACGACTGCCTACCGCTTTGTATTCCGCAATGAAAAAGGGGTAGAGATCCCTTCAAAAGAGCTTGAAAAGGGAAAGTTTGAACTCAGCTGTAAAGGGCTTTACGACTTCGCCGACGAGCCGCTATGGGTGGTAGCTGTCCCTAAGAAAGGTGGCAAAGATGCTCAAGGGGAAGTCATCAGTCAGTGTGTATTAGTGCATCTGGCTGAAAAAGAGGTCAATGTGGTGTTGGTGCCTACCTCAAAGAGCGTTCGCATCACTGACGCTGCCCTTAAAGAGGTGAGTGCCATCTACCAGCGGGTAGGAGTGCAACTGCATTTTAGCGAGGAGGCTGTATTTGACATCTCTAAGTTCTTGCAAGATGGTAAGTTACCAACAGAAAATAAGCTGGGTGACCTCTCAACTTACAGTCCTGAGCAGAATGCTATCATCAGTGAGTTTAAGCAAAGCCATAGTGTAAAGAGTGATGCTTATTACCTCTTTATCACCGACAGCGGCAGTAGCACAGGGCAAGGGGGCTATATGCGGCTTAATGGTCAGTTTGGGTTTGTCTATGGGCTCAACCCCAAAGTGCTCGCCCACGAACTGGGACACGGCGCCTTCCAGCTCGAGCACCCCAAAGCCTCCGACCTGCTGATGAGCGCCAGTGGCGAGGGCACTGCCTTCGCATACGAGCAATGGAAGCAAATCAACGACCCTAAAGTAAAACTGTATGCCTTTCAAGGGCAAGGGGAAGGAGAGAAGTATCACATTCTATCTTTGTTAGAAAAAATTAAAAAAGGCTCAGGAAATGGAGACTTTAGTATAAACTTTATAAAAGATTATGAATGGAAAATAGATAAAGAGGGAAGTTATCCTATATCTTCGATTGACAAAATTGATTTAGATGGCGATCACATAGAAGAAAAGGTTGAAACAATTGTAAAAGGAGGAGTAGCTAATAAAGATTATATCATTGATCTCCGTATTACCAATGGACTTTATAATAGTTGTAGTATTGACTATGAGATAGGAGTAGAAAAGAAAAACTTCTTCTGTTTGGTTTTTAAGAACAAGAAAAATCAACAAGTATTTCAATTTAAAGTAGAAGATTTTAGTACCTACCAGAAGTTATTGACATACCTAAGTATGAAACTAACTGATAAGGCTCTTGCTTCTCTTATTCAAAAATACAAAGAAGAAATATTTTCGACAAATAACTGTAATGAATTAGATTACTTATTTGAGGCTATCGGAGATTCTATAACAACCAAACTGCCTAAAGAAACTGTGTGGAGAGCGCTTGTTTCTCTCTCTCAATGTTCAATGGGTGAAAGTTGGGGAACAAAAGAGGAAACAGCTGCTATAAATATTTTAAGAGGTATTGAAGATAAAGAATACCTTTACAATCAGTTATATAATCATCAGGAAGTTGTTTATGATTTATATCAGAGGATTGATGGAGATAACTTAATCACATACCTGACAATTTTAGCGGAGTTAGTTGATCATTATGCTGAAAAAACACCTGATAATAACTATTGTTATTTAGGAGTAGTCCCACCTGATAGGTTTATCACAGATATTGATGATATAGATGCTCATCATAAAAAAAAGCATATAAAATCTCGTGTGATAGATTCCTCAAAGGGGGTAGAACTTCAAATAACACCTCTAAGTGATTTTTATAAATCAAATTTATTGGATCTTGTATGTGCTTATAAGAATTATAGGAACTACGATCAAGGTTATGATGAACTCCCACTTATATATATTTATCATCTTTCTAAGAAGCAAGAGCAGAAAGAATTTTTAGAAGTTGTAAATTATTTCTCTACTTTTGCTGGATTATATGGTTCTGCTCGTATCTTATTTGCTAAGACAGTTGGAGTTATTGCTAAATCTATTGCAATAACAGAAATTTCTAACTTAGCTATTACAACCTATGTAAATAATCATCAGGAGGAACTCAGCAGATTAGGGAAAGAAGGCAAATGGATTGCTGAGAATTGGAATAAGATAAGCATTGGTATTGACTTAGCTACTTTTAGCACGGCTTTTTTAAATGATTTTGTTAGAAATGGAAGTGTGGTAAGTTCAAAATTGAATACCAGAGGTGCTGAAAAAGAAGCTAAAGAATTAGATGAAATAACAGAAAGTTTTCGTAAAGAATTAGCTAAAAGAGAGAAGATTTATGGTAATAAAGTAGAAAAAAATGCTTTAGGAAATGGAGAAAGTTTGAGTGAATTAGCAAAAAAAGTATCAAAAGAATATGATTTGCTGATCAAGAATGGATTAAAAATAGAGAAGAAGGCTAATACTATTATTTTTAGGAATAAACAAGGTGAGACTGTTGCTTCTGTTTTTAATAATAAACTCAGACCTAACAAATGGATTGCTAACTATAATTCTGAGAAATTAGGATATAAAAAAATCGGAGAAAAAGATGGATATTGGATATACTCAAAAGAAAATGGAGATATCCGCTTTGATATAGGATTTAGAAAGGAAAGAAAATTAGAGTCTAGAGAAGTAAATGATTATCTGGTAAACGGACAAAAGAAAGATTTAGATGGACAACCATATTGGGCAGGTACAGAAGTTGAAGAGATAATATTAGGAAATAATAACGAAATAATATATTTCGTAGAAAATTATAAAAATGGAATTCCTAATCCTGGTCAATATGCTTCAAAAGAAGCAATCACAACCATTAAGGAATTACGACAAAAATTAGCTGTAAAGGAGGCTTGGAAACCAACTTCAGAAATCCCTACTCTAAGAGCATATAAAGTTAAAACTCCTCTTAGAGTAAGAAGTGGGATAATTGGTCCTCAGATAGATAATGGTGTAAAATTACAAGGTGGTGGACATCAATATGAAATAATAGATTATTTAGGAAACGATTGGCAAAAATACTTAATTCCTATAGACACAAAAGGAGTAAAATTAAAATAA
- the rpiB gene encoding ribose 5-phosphate isomerase B, with the protein MRIAIGNDHAGVDYKKAIVAFLESRGIEVKNFGTDTAESVDYPDFGHAVAQALERGEAEMGVVICGSGNGIAMTVNKHAAVRCALCWTKEIAELARAHNDANVVSIPARFTAIEQAVEIVRTFIETSFEGGRHERRVGKISCV; encoded by the coding sequence ATGAGAATTGCAATAGGAAATGACCACGCAGGGGTGGATTACAAGAAGGCGATAGTGGCTTTTTTGGAAAGTAGGGGTATCGAGGTGAAGAACTTTGGCACTGATACGGCTGAGAGTGTGGACTACCCTGACTTTGGACACGCTGTGGCTCAGGCATTGGAGCGTGGCGAGGCTGAAATGGGGGTTGTGATCTGCGGTAGTGGCAATGGCATTGCTATGACGGTTAATAAGCACGCAGCTGTACGCTGTGCGCTGTGTTGGACAAAGGAGATCGCTGAACTGGCACGGGCGCATAACGATGCTAATGTGGTGAGTATTCCTGCGCGTTTTACGGCTATTGAACAAGCTGTGGAGATCGTTCGTACCTTTATAGAAACGAGCTTTGAGGGCGGTCGCCACGAGCGTAGAGTGGGTAAGATTAGTTGTGTGTAA
- a CDS encoding Crp/Fnr family transcriptional regulator, which produces MTLRTYLEKDKQLPADIVDILDDLFEEVEVSKGETLIVEGSQTHKVFFVEEGITRLYYQKEGKDVTYTFIGEGQFYAPIENIFLKMYFPYNYEAMEGCKLRVTDFSVLNDRFKGNIAFNNFMNFILTLTLKRLAKQIYSLKFCTAQERYEHLLEENPQILLRIPLGHVASYLGITQQTLSSIRAGK; this is translated from the coding sequence ATGACATTAAGAACATATTTAGAAAAGGATAAGCAGTTGCCTGCTGACATAGTTGATATTTTAGATGATTTATTTGAGGAAGTAGAGGTTTCCAAGGGGGAGACGCTGATAGTGGAAGGGAGCCAAACGCATAAGGTATTCTTTGTGGAAGAGGGGATTACGCGCCTTTATTACCAGAAAGAAGGTAAGGATGTAACTTATACCTTTATAGGTGAAGGGCAGTTCTATGCACCTATTGAGAATATCTTTTTGAAGATGTATTTTCCCTATAACTACGAGGCTATGGAAGGGTGTAAGCTGCGTGTTACTGACTTTTCGGTGTTGAATGACCGTTTTAAGGGCAACATAGCCTTCAATAACTTTATGAATTTTATTTTGACACTCACTTTGAAGCGTTTGGCTAAGCAGATTTACTCGCTTAAGTTCTGTACGGCTCAGGAGCGCTATGAGCATCTTTTGGAGGAAAATCCGCAGATATTACTGCGCATTCCGCTGGGGCACGTAGCGTCGTATTTGGGGATTACACAGCAGACACTCAGTTCCATACGGGCAGGGAAGTAG
- the tuf gene encoding elongation factor Tu has product MAKETFDRSKPHLNIGTIGHVDHGKTTLTAAITKVLAEKGLSELRSFDSIDNAPEEKERGITINTSHVEYQTANRHYAHVDCPGHADYVKNMITGAAQMDGAILVVAATDGPMPQTREHILLGRQVGIPRIVVFMNKVDMVDDPELLELVELEMRELLNSYGYDGDNGPIIQGSALGALNGDPKWVDSVMKLMDAVDTWIELPQRDIDKPFLMPVEDVFTITGRGTVATGRIETGVAKTGEAVEIIGMGAEKLTSTITGVEMFRKILDHGEAGDNVGLLLRGIDKKDIRRGMVICKPGSVTPHAKFKAEVYILSKEEGGRHTPFKNHYRPQFYVRTTDVTGTIELPSGVEMVMPGDNVTITVELLSPIALNVGLRFAIREGGRTVGAGQVTEILD; this is encoded by the coding sequence ATGGCAAAAGAAACATTTGATCGTTCCAAACCGCACTTGAATATCGGTACTATTGGACACGTTGACCACGGTAAGACTACTTTGACAGCTGCAATCACTAAGGTATTGGCTGAAAAAGGTCTTTCAGAATTGAGAAGCTTCGACTCGATCGATAACGCTCCAGAGGAAAAAGAAAGAGGTATCACCATCAATACTTCACACGTAGAATATCAAACCGCTAACCGTCACTACGCACACGTTGACTGTCCAGGCCACGCGGACTACGTAAAGAATATGATTACAGGTGCTGCTCAGATGGACGGTGCTATCTTGGTAGTTGCCGCTACTGACGGTCCGATGCCACAGACTCGTGAGCACATCCTCCTTGGTCGCCAGGTAGGTATCCCACGTATTGTTGTGTTTATGAACAAGGTGGATATGGTTGATGACCCTGAATTGTTAGAACTCGTTGAACTCGAAATGCGTGAGTTGTTGAACTCTTACGGTTACGACGGTGATAATGGTCCTATCATCCAAGGTTCTGCATTGGGTGCACTTAACGGTGATCCTAAATGGGTTGATAGCGTAATGAAATTGATGGACGCTGTAGATACTTGGATTGAATTGCCACAGCGCGACATCGACAAGCCTTTCTTGATGCCTGTTGAAGACGTGTTCACTATCACAGGTCGTGGTACAGTAGCCACAGGACGTATCGAAACTGGGGTTGCTAAGACAGGTGAAGCAGTGGAAATCATCGGTATGGGTGCTGAGAAATTGACTTCAACTATCACAGGTGTGGAAATGTTCCGCAAGATCCTTGACCACGGTGAAGCTGGTGACAACGTAGGTTTGTTGCTTCGTGGTATTGATAAGAAGGATATCCGTCGTGGTATGGTAATCTGCAAGCCAGGTTCAGTAACTCCACACGCTAAGTTCAAAGCTGAGGTGTATATCTTGTCTAAGGAAGAAGGTGGACGCCACACTCCATTCAAGAACCACTATCGTCCACAGTTCTACGTACGTACAACTGACGTAACAGGTACTATCGAATTGCCTTCTGGCGTAGAAATGGTAATGCCTGGTGATAACGTAACTATCACAGTAGAATTGTTGAGCCCAATCGCCTTGAACGTAGGTTTGCGTTTTGCGATCCGCGAAGGTGGACGTACCGTAGGTGCTGGTCAGGTAACTGAAATTCTTGACTAA
- a CDS encoding DUF2062 domain-containing protein — MTTTITDTIAALRLCVLIPTYNNARTLKRVIDGVLHYTPHIIVVNDGATDTTAEILAAYSSLTVITLPKNKGKGNALKVGFRRALASGYDYALTIDSDGQHYPDDIPVFINALKETSTPTLLVGSRDMSHESVPKKSSFGHCVSNFWFKFETGVALPDTQSGYRLYPLHALPKRYYSEKFEWEIEVLVRASWRGVTLKNVPIRVLYDPEERVSHFRPLRDFTRISVLNTLLVLIALFYIKPRNFFRDFKKKSLSRFIKEDLLESDSTAEVKASSVALGVFCGIAPFWGFQTVITIALAVFFRLNKSLAFLCSNISIPPMIPLIVWGSLKVGSLVVGGSLLPPKGEITKEFIANNLLQYLTGSIILAALCAFLLGGIAYLFLKNRHHPLTH, encoded by the coding sequence TTGACAACAACAATCACCGATACCATCGCCGCCCTTCGCCTCTGTGTGCTCATCCCGACGTATAACAACGCTCGTACCCTCAAGCGCGTTATCGACGGAGTGCTGCACTATACCCCTCATATTATCGTGGTAAACGACGGCGCTACCGATACTACAGCTGAGATCCTCGCTGCCTATTCCTCCCTTACAGTCATCACCCTTCCAAAGAATAAAGGCAAAGGCAACGCCCTAAAAGTAGGCTTCCGCCGTGCCCTTGCCTCAGGCTATGACTACGCCCTGACCATCGACTCCGACGGTCAGCACTACCCCGACGATATCCCTGTGTTTATCAACGCCCTAAAAGAGACCTCTACCCCTACCCTACTGGTAGGCAGCCGCGATATGAGCCACGAGAGCGTCCCCAAGAAAAGTAGCTTTGGGCACTGCGTGTCCAACTTCTGGTTTAAGTTCGAAACGGGGGTTGCCCTACCCGACACCCAGTCGGGTTACCGTCTATACCCATTGCACGCCTTGCCTAAGCGCTATTATAGTGAGAAATTCGAGTGGGAGATAGAGGTGCTGGTACGCGCCAGCTGGCGTGGTGTGACGCTGAAAAACGTGCCTATACGCGTGCTTTACGACCCCGAGGAACGCGTCTCACACTTCCGCCCCCTACGCGATTTTACCCGCATCAGCGTGCTGAATACCCTCTTAGTGCTCATCGCACTGTTCTACATCAAGCCACGCAACTTCTTCCGCGACTTCAAAAAAAAAAGCCTCTCGCGTTTCATCAAGGAGGATCTCTTAGAGAGCGATAGCACTGCTGAAGTCAAAGCCTCATCGGTAGCGCTGGGGGTCTTCTGTGGTATTGCTCCCTTCTGGGGCTTTCAAACGGTGATTACCATTGCATTGGCGGTCTTCTTTCGTCTGAATAAGTCACTCGCCTTTCTGTGCTCCAACATCAGCATTCCCCCGATGATCCCACTGATTGTATGGGGGTCGCTCAAGGTAGGTTCACTTGTAGTGGGTGGCAGTCTTCTGCCTCCCAAGGGCGAAATCACAAAGGAGTTCATTGCTAATAACCTCTTGCAATATCTCACAGGCAGCATCATATTGGCAGCACTGTGTGCCTTTCTCTTAGGTGGCATTGCTTATCTGTTCCTAAAAAACAGACATCACCCTCTTACCCACTAA
- a CDS encoding tRNA threonylcarbamoyladenosine dehydratase, whose translation MEKDWLERTRLLVKEEGIARLRVANVLVVGLGGVGSFAAEFLVRAGVSRLTIVDGDTVDMTNINRQLLALRSTVGKAKAEVMAARLLDINPELELRVINEFLTPERAEELVDPVYDYVVDCIDSISPKLSLMRAAKGKKVKLISCMGAGGALDPSQVKVADIRKTRNCPLAKTIRKRLKKERIYSGIKAVYSEEIVSKDTMERTDGSNYKKSYYGTMSYMPAVFGLQAAAVVVNFLLKKGTSS comes from the coding sequence ATGGAGAAGGACTGGTTAGAACGCACACGGCTTTTGGTGAAGGAGGAGGGTATCGCGCGCTTGCGGGTGGCGAATGTGCTGGTAGTAGGCTTGGGTGGTGTAGGATCGTTTGCGGCGGAGTTTCTTGTGCGCGCGGGTGTGAGCAGGCTTACAATTGTAGATGGTGACACGGTGGATATGACGAATATCAACCGACAGCTGCTGGCGCTGCGAAGCACTGTCGGCAAGGCTAAGGCAGAGGTGATGGCAGCACGTTTGCTGGATATCAATCCTGAGTTGGAACTTAGGGTGATCAATGAGTTTCTAACCCCTGAGCGGGCGGAGGAGCTTGTTGACCCAGTGTATGACTATGTGGTGGATTGTATTGATAGCATTAGTCCGAAGCTGAGCTTGATGAGAGCGGCTAAGGGTAAGAAGGTGAAGTTGATTAGTTGTATGGGAGCTGGTGGTGCGTTAGACCCTTCACAGGTGAAGGTGGCTGATATTAGGAAGACGCGCAACTGTCCGCTGGCAAAGACGATACGCAAGCGCTTGAAGAAGGAGCGGATCTATTCGGGCATTAAGGCGGTGTATTCGGAAGAGATTGTTTCGAAGGACACGATGGAGCGCACCGATGGGAGTAATTATAAGAAGTCGTACTACGGAACGATGAGCTATATGCCTGCTGTTTTTGGGTTGCAGGCGGCGGCTGTGGTGGTGAATTTTTTGCTCAAAAAAGGCACCTCTTCATAG